Proteins from one Archocentrus centrarchus isolate MPI-CPG fArcCen1 unplaced genomic scaffold, fArcCen1 scaffold_87_ctg1, whole genome shotgun sequence genomic window:
- the LOC115777941 gene encoding transcription factor 7-like 1 isoform X2, with translation MYIRQETEQHVEWMEREGCHSNLEDILLNLLEQSPNPPPAPSSPAGPPQPAAVSLPGGFGGWTILGVGPPVTEQQVPPIAAPYTMVPAHLSTQPGTVSQGQNLLNQWPANGVLTAAAVPPAAPSDPCSRVLQIPDSMTQYLHPIGVLKRKRHEHQDDEDRVYVKKPPNAFMLFLNEERPKVKAELTNSSSAAVNAVVGERWKSLPKAQQAKYYEQAEEERMLHAQQHPQWSSKDNYGKKRRRIRRSACSTASAPTPVQEVQQASVPVCGTLHVPQENQTLPASQASSPPQQLRSPSFITETPAMGLSSAPSSTSSAAFAEPIEPESEATSLSKAGVELLSLSEDLDACLPAMQPQEPFFLLSDCHTEHEISSNTLVDASLSTLVSSEAAPVQPTATLFSNPEEDLLSFLSQSEVDFLYSRL, from the exons ATGTACATCAGGCAAGAAACTGAACAGCATGTGGAGTGGATGGAGAGGGAAGGGTGTCACTCCAACCTTGAGGATATTTTACTCAACCTGTTGGAGCAATCACCAAATCCTCCACCTGCACCTTCTTCCCCTGCTGGGCCacctcagccagcagcagtCAGTCTGCCTGGAGGTTTTGGTGGTTGGACCATCCTGGGAGTAGGCCCTCCAGTAACTGAGCAGCAAGTTCCCCCAATAGCTGCTCCCTACACCATGGTGCCAGCTCACCTAAGCACTCAGCCAGGGACTGTTAGTCAGGGACAG AACCTGCTGAATCAGTGGCCTGCAAACGGCGTCCTCACAGCAGCCGctgttcctcctgctgctccttcagACCCA TGTTCCCGTGTCCTCCAGATTCCTGATTCCATGACCCAGTACCTGCATCCTATTGGAGTACT AAAGAGGAAGCGTCATGAGCATCAGGATGATGAGGACCGGGTGTATGTGAAGAAGCCACCCAATGCCTTCATGCTGTTTTTGAATGAGGAGAGGCCAAAGGTCAAGGCTGAACTGACTAACAGCAGTAGTGCAGCAGTCAATGCCGTTGTGGGAGAGAGG TGGAAGTCGCTGCCAAAGGCCCAACAGGCAAAATACTACgagcaggcagaggaggaaaggaTGCTCCACGCCCAACAACATCCGCAGTGGTCCAGCAAAGATAACTAT ggcaaaaagaggaggagaatccGAAGGTCCGCCTGCAGCACAG catcTGCACCGACACCTGTGCAGGAGGTTCAACAGGccagtgtgcctgtgtgtggcaCGCTCCACGTGCCGCAAGAAAATCAGACCCTCCCTGCTTCTCAGGCTTCCTCCCCGCCACAGCAGCTCAGGAGTCCTTCCTTCATCACCGAGACTCCTGCAATGGGTTTGAGCTCAGCCCCTTCATCTACATCATCGGCTGCCTTTGCTGAACCCATTGAACCTGAAAGTGAGGCAACCTCACTCAGCAAGGCAGGAGTAGAACTATTGTCTCTCAGTGAAGACCTTGATGCCTGCCTTCCTGCCATGCAGCCTCAGGagcctttctttcttctctctgactGTCACACTGAGCATGAGATCAGCTCCAATACTCTTGTGGATGCCTCTCTATCCACATTAGTGTCCTCTGAAGCTGCACCAGTTCAACCCACGGCCACTTTGTTCAGCAATCCTGAAGAGGATCTCTTATCTTTTCTGAGCCAGTCTGAAGTAGACTTTCTCTACTCTAGACTTTAG
- the LOC115777941 gene encoding transcription factor 7-like 1 isoform X1, translating to MYIRQETEQHVEWMEREGCHSNLEDILLNLLEQSPNPPPAPSSPAGPPQPAAVSLPGGFGGWTILGVGPPVTEQQVPPIAAPYTMVPAHLSTQPGTVSQGQNLLNQWPANGVLTAAAVPPAAPSDPCSRVLQIPDSMTQYLHPIGVLNGVLVCDFAAPPINTPSPKKRKRHEHQDDEDRVYVKKPPNAFMLFLNEERPKVKAELTNSSSAAVNAVVGERWKSLPKAQQAKYYEQAEEERMLHAQQHPQWSSKDNYGKKRRRIRRSACSTASAPTPVQEVQQASVPVCGTLHVPQENQTLPASQASSPPQQLRSPSFITETPAMGLSSAPSSTSSAAFAEPIEPESEATSLSKAGVELLSLSEDLDACLPAMQPQEPFFLLSDCHTEHEISSNTLVDASLSTLVSSEAAPVQPTATLFSNPEEDLLSFLSQSEVDFLYSRL from the exons ATGTACATCAGGCAAGAAACTGAACAGCATGTGGAGTGGATGGAGAGGGAAGGGTGTCACTCCAACCTTGAGGATATTTTACTCAACCTGTTGGAGCAATCACCAAATCCTCCACCTGCACCTTCTTCCCCTGCTGGGCCacctcagccagcagcagtCAGTCTGCCTGGAGGTTTTGGTGGTTGGACCATCCTGGGAGTAGGCCCTCCAGTAACTGAGCAGCAAGTTCCCCCAATAGCTGCTCCCTACACCATGGTGCCAGCTCACCTAAGCACTCAGCCAGGGACTGTTAGTCAGGGACAG AACCTGCTGAATCAGTGGCCTGCAAACGGCGTCCTCACAGCAGCCGctgttcctcctgctgctccttcagACCCA TGTTCCCGTGTCCTCCAGATTCCTGATTCCATGACCCAGTACCTGCATCCTATTGGAGTACT GAacggtgtgttggtgtgtgattTTGCTGCTCCTCCAATCAACACACCCTCTCCAAA AAAGAGGAAGCGTCATGAGCATCAGGATGATGAGGACCGGGTGTATGTGAAGAAGCCACCCAATGCCTTCATGCTGTTTTTGAATGAGGAGAGGCCAAAGGTCAAGGCTGAACTGACTAACAGCAGTAGTGCAGCAGTCAATGCCGTTGTGGGAGAGAGG TGGAAGTCGCTGCCAAAGGCCCAACAGGCAAAATACTACgagcaggcagaggaggaaaggaTGCTCCACGCCCAACAACATCCGCAGTGGTCCAGCAAAGATAACTAT ggcaaaaagaggaggagaatccGAAGGTCCGCCTGCAGCACAG catcTGCACCGACACCTGTGCAGGAGGTTCAACAGGccagtgtgcctgtgtgtggcaCGCTCCACGTGCCGCAAGAAAATCAGACCCTCCCTGCTTCTCAGGCTTCCTCCCCGCCACAGCAGCTCAGGAGTCCTTCCTTCATCACCGAGACTCCTGCAATGGGTTTGAGCTCAGCCCCTTCATCTACATCATCGGCTGCCTTTGCTGAACCCATTGAACCTGAAAGTGAGGCAACCTCACTCAGCAAGGCAGGAGTAGAACTATTGTCTCTCAGTGAAGACCTTGATGCCTGCCTTCCTGCCATGCAGCCTCAGGagcctttctttcttctctctgactGTCACACTGAGCATGAGATCAGCTCCAATACTCTTGTGGATGCCTCTCTATCCACATTAGTGTCCTCTGAAGCTGCACCAGTTCAACCCACGGCCACTTTGTTCAGCAATCCTGAAGAGGATCTCTTATCTTTTCTGAGCCAGTCTGAAGTAGACTTTCTCTACTCTAGACTTTAG